The Coleofasciculaceae cyanobacterium genome has a segment encoding these proteins:
- a CDS encoding AAA-like domain-containing protein — protein MVNRIFEYPQTAVDFLPFLRSFHEQSRRSATWQKLRLVLVY, from the coding sequence TTGGTCAATCGTATCTTCGAGTATCCCCAGACTGCTGTAGACTTTCTACCGTTTTTACGTTCTTTCCACGAACAGTCTCGTCGTAGTGCAACTTGGCAAAAGTTACGCCTGGTTCTAGTTTATTAA